The sequence below is a genomic window from Desulfobulbus oligotrophicus.
AAAAAAAATTCCGACTCGACCTGTACTACAGACTCAACATCATCAACATTGCCATTCCATCACTGCGTGAGCGAAAAGAAGATATCGTCGAACTGGTTTCACACTTTGTGAACCATTACCGGGAGGCATTTAAAAAAGAGATCGATTTTGTCCCCAAATCAGCCATTAACCGTCTCCTTACCCACTCCTGGCCAGGTAATGTACGAGAACTGGAAAATCTTATCCAGCGAGCGGTTCTCGTGGCAAAGGACAAGGTGATCACAGAAGCCGATTTAATTTTTGACGACGACCCCACGGCTGAGCAGGCTGAAGGAGCTGTTTTAAATATCGACCAGAAACTGGGTGCACAGCCGCTCAAGGATATACTGGCGGAATTTGAAGCACTCATCATTGAACAGGCGTTGTCCAAGTACACCGGCAACGTTGCCACTGTTGCCGATCAACTGCAGATCGGCAAGACCTCCCTGTACGACAAGATGAAGCAGTATGGTCTTTCTGCCAAAAGCATCAAAAAAAGCCGGAAAGCCAGATAATCCCTCCCTGATTTTTTCAGTCCATGCACATCTTCTTCAAACGTTGACCGGACAAGGATGGCATTGCTCGTTGCATCTGCCGGAACAACACCTGCTAAAAAAACTGCTGCACTGCTCCTTTCAGCTTAACCACCAACAGTGAATAGGTTGCAGGCAGACGTGCAAAAGAGTACATCACCTCTGATCAGACATACCCGGATGACGAGATCCTGCTGCCGACCGGCGACACGATCCGTCCTGAACACTTCCGCCTCCCAAAAAAAAAACCGCGTAGCTGCAATGGAACACCTAACAGAGTATCTTGACGACCTTTTTGCCTTTATCCGACACAGCCCCACTGCCTATCATGCAACCGCCGGTGTTCTTGATCACCTGACGCAACAAGGTTTTAAGCGCCTTGATGAAGCTGTTTCCTGGAGCAATCTTCCCCCCGGCTCCTACTCTGTTGTCCGCAATGGGGCCAGCCTGATTGCTTTTACCCTGAGTCAGGATCCACAAGCCGGCATGCCGATGCGCATGGCCGGAGCGCATACCGACAGTCCGAGCCTGAAAATCAAACCAAATCCCGTGCAGGTTCGCCATGGATGCGTGCAGTTAGGTGTGGAGATGTATGGGGGGCTTCTGCTTGCCCCCTGGTTTGACCGTAATCTTTCCATTGCCGGCAGAGTAACCTGGAGCTGCGACACCGGACCCATGCGGTGCAGCCTGATCGATTTTACCAGAGCAGCAGCCATTATCCCGAGCCTTGCCATTCATCTGGATCGGGAGGCCAATGAGAAACGACAGATTGACAGGCAGACTGATCTTGTTCCGATCATCATGCTCACCGAGACAGCCGACCCGCCTGACTTTAATGAACTAGTACGAAAAGAGCTGGTGCGTCTGCATCCGGAAGCGGCCATGGCAACGATACTGGCCTTTGACCTTTTTCTCTACGACCTTCAGCCCCCCTGCCGGGCAGGTCTGAACGGCGAATTCATAACCGGGCCGCGGCTTGACAATTTGCTTTCCTGCCATGCCCTGGCCAGGGCGATGACAGCAGCCCCGGACAACAACTGTAACCGGCTGATCGTTTTCAATGACCATGAGGAGATCGGCAGTCTGTCCAGGTCCGGTGCCCAGGGCCCTTTTCTTAAAAGTGTTCTGCAAAGACTCTATCCGGATCCGGATCTGTTGCAGCGTGTTGTTGCCCGTTCACTGTTCATCTCTGTTGACAACGCCCATGCCGTGCACCCGAACTTCGCAACCAGGCACGACCCAAACCATTTAGTGATGCTCAATCAGGGGCCGGTTATTAAAGTCAATGCTGCTCAGCGCTATGCAACCGATGCGATCACCGCCGGTCTGTTCCGTCAGCTCTGCACCAAAGCAGACATCCCGTACCAGGAGTTTGTCATGCGCAACGACCTGGCCTGCGGTTCAACCATCGGTCCCTTAACCGCCGCAGAAATCGGTATTCCCACCGTGGATGTCGGCGTACCTCAGCTCGCCATGCATTCAATCCGTGAAACCATCGGTCATCTTGACGGTTGGTACCTGTTGCAGGCGATGACAGCCTTTTTTGCTGCAGAAGACACCCAGATCCATTGTCCTGATCCGGGCTTCTGAACACACGACACCGTCCACTGTCTGATAATAAGAATAAAGGCCTTCTATCTGCTAGAGCACTACGAAATGGTACATTTATTTTTCGATCCGGTGAACAAACGTATTTGACAAGTATCAGGGTGTTCAGTATTGGTGATCATCCGTTAGTCTCCGTCATTTTCCCTGTCTTTTAGAAAAGGAACTTCCCATGCCAAGCCCGCTCATCCAACGGACAGCTTCAGCCTATGCATACCCTCTTCTGATCAAAAACCTGTTTCTTGCCCCGGTTGTCGACAACCCTGATCAGGAGATCGTTTATCGCGACCAGATGCGCTACACATATCGGGAAATGCGTCTGCGTATTCATCGACTGGCCAACGCCCTCTCTGCCTTGGGGGTCAAGCCGGGAGACACCGTGGCGGTGATGGATTGGGATAGCCACCGCTACCTTGAATGTTTTTTTGCAGTACCGATGCTGGGAGCTGTGCTGCACACCATTAATGTCCGATTGTCACCGGAGCAGATTCTCTATACCATTGATCATGCTGAAGACGATTTTCTGCTGGTCAACGACGAATTCCTCCCGATCATCGAACAGATCAAGGGCCGTATCGATACAATCCAGAGCTACGTTTTACTGACCGATCTCGATACTCCACCGCAAACGAACATACCGCTGGCCGGTGATTATGAAAGTCTCCTGGCCATGGCAGGTGCTGAATTTGACTTCGAAGATTTTGATGAAAACACCCGTGCCACGACCTTTTACACCACAGGAACCACCGGCATGCCCAAGGGTGTCTATTTCAGTCACCGTCAACTTGTACTACATACACTTGGTAACTTAGCAGCCCTCGGCACCCCGTTTCAACAGGGACGCCTTCATCAGCGGGATGTCTATTTACCGCTGACCCCCATGTTTCATGTTCATGCCTGGGGGATACCCTATGTGGCCACCTCACTTGGTGTCAAACAGGTCTATCCGGGGAAATATGCACCCGGGCCGATTCTTCAGCTTATTGCCCGGGAAGGCGCCACCTTTTCCCACTGTGTGCCAACGGTCATGCACATGCTGATGAGCCATCCGGACTTCGAAGAGTTTGATCTGTCGAACTGGAAAGTAATGATCGGCGGCTCAGCTCTGACCAAATCCATGTGCCAGAAGGCCTTGAGTCGCGGCATCGATATCTTTACCGCCTACGGCATGTCCGAGACCTGTCCGATTCTCACCATTGCCCATGTTGACCGGGATGACCTCAGTGAGGAAGAGGAGATCTCGATCCGCTGCAGAACCGGTCGCCCCATCCCGATGGTGCAGCTGCGACTGATGGATGACACAATGAATGAAGTGATCCATGACGGCGAGCATGTGGGTGAGATAGTCGTCCGTGCCCCCTGGCTGACTCAGGGATACCTCAAAGATAAACGCAACTCGGAAAACCTGTGGAAAGGCGGGTACCTGCACACCGGTGATGTTGCCAACATCAATCGACAGCGCTATGTGACCATTACCGATCGGATCAAAGATGTTATTAAAACCGGTGGTGAGTGGCTCAGTTCACTGGAGCTGGAAGATGTTCTTGGCCTTTATTCCGGGATAGCGGAAGTTGCCGTGATCGGTATGCCTGATAAGAAGTGGGGTGAACGTCCCCTGGCTCTCGTCGTGCCGAAAGATGAGGCATCCCCCCCTACTCCCCGGCAGCTGATCCGTCATATCAACCAGTTTATTGAGAAGGGACTGCTTTCTAAGCAGGCCATGTTGCTCAAAGTGAAGATCGTTGCAACCATTGATAAAACCAGTGTCGGCAAGACCGATAAAAAGACACTTCGTCTCAAGTATCTGGAATAATCCTCCACGCACACCGTCAACCCGGAAGGCCGGCACAGCGTGTCATCCTGAGATCAGCGGCACCGTTGTGAACCGGCCCGGATCTTTTCCCTGCCGCCTTATGGTTACGACCTGAACAGTGCACAGGCATCATCTTCCTCACCCAAGCGGCAGGATATGGCCAGAAGTGCCTGATTTTCTGTAGAGAAGATATTCTGCTCTCCGATGACTCGGTACAGACCCGTTGCCCGCATCACATCAAGAACCTGCTTTTTCAACCCGGAGAAAACCATCTCTATTCCTGACTGCTGTAACTGTGCCACCAGGTTGTGAAGCATCTCTTCACCTGAAGAGTCGATGAAGTTGATTGAATCGCCAACCACAAGAAGAAACTGAGCCTCATGGTTGTCAGCCACCGCACCCAGCACCGCATCTTCAAAATGGGCAATGTTGGCAAAGTAGAGCGAGCCGTCAAAACGAATGGCCACCACTTTGGTTGAGGTTGCCAGATCAGGATGGTACTTCACATCGCGAAGAGTACCATCTTTGTAACGCCCCAGGATCGCTACCCGGGGAGCCATGGTACGATACAGATAATGTCCGATGGCAAGCAAAGCTCCAACCATGATCCCCTTGTCAAGGTGAGGTGCGGCAAGCAGAGTGACTGCAAATGTGACCAGTGCCAGCAGGCCATCGGCACGACTCGCCTTCCAGATATGACGAAACGCCCGGGGGGTGATCAGCCCGGTTACTGCCAGAACAATGATAACCGCGAGTACGGCTTTGGGTAAATGGTAGATGAGTGGCGTGAGAAACAGAAGAGTGACAGCCACAAAAAACCCGTTAAAGACCATGGCCAGACCGGTTTGTGCTCCGGCTTGCAGATTGATGGCAGATCCGGTAAACGAACCGCTGGCCGGATACGACTGGAAAAAAGAACCACCAATATTTGCCATACCCTGGCCAATCAACTCCTGGTTGGGATCAATACGCTGTTTTGTTTTACCGGCCATGGCTTTCGCCATGGAGATTGATTCCATAAAGGCAACCAGAGCGATGACCAGAGCGGCACTCATCAACTGTAAAACACCGTCTACAGTTATCGCAGGAATGCGTAAACCGGGCAAACCAGCAGGTACAGTACCGACCACCTCACCGCCGCCGCTCAACCTCAGCACATCCTGCTCAATTTTCCTGATATGCCACCGGCGACCGTCGGTCCTGTCCTCCGCCGGAGCCATCCCCATCTGATACAGTTGGGAAGACTGTCCTTCCATGGGAACGGTCCGCACGAAGTACAACTTATGAATCCCGCGCATCCGATGGCGATTTTCCTGTTCAGCCGTCTTGATGTCAAGGCCCATCAGCTCGATTCTATAGCGTAAGTTTGCGGACTTACGGTGATCACCCTCTTTTTCCGCCTGCCTTAACTGAACGGAGAGTTCAGCAATCCGGCTGCTCATGCTCTCGATACGCTGAGCAGTGGCACCGTACTCTTCAACAAGCTCCCGGGTCTCCGGCGTCACAACATCACCTATCCGGCCGGTCTCTTTGTGTTCAAACCCGATGAGAGCACTGATCAGAGTCGTCAGGGCGACCACCACCAGCACGCCGGATTTGGCGAGAAAAGCCACCCGTTTAACCGCCAGCATGAGGACCAGACTGAATATCGACATCGCAAGGGTCGGCAGATGTGTCAGAGGTATGTACCCAAGCATCTCCCACACATCCACAAGGAAAAAATCACTGCGTCCTTTGGGAATACCAAGGAGCATATCCAGCTGGGAAAGGCCGATGATAAGAGCGGCCGCATTCATGAACCCTAAAATAACCGGATGGGAGACAAAATTAACCGCACTGCCGAGTTTAACCACACCAAGAAAGAGCTGAATACAGCCGACCAAAAGGGTCAGCAACAGCACCAGACCGATGTACTCCTCAGATCCGGGTACAGCCATCGGAGTAACAGCAGCTGCGGTCATGAGAGAAAGAATAGCCACCGGGCCAGTGGCAAGTTGACGGGAAGAACCCCACAGAGCGCCGATAATAGCCGGTACCAGCGCAGTATACAGCCCAAATTGCAGTGGCAGACCCGAGAGTTGGGCATAGGCCATGGCTTTGGGTACCAAAATCAGAGCGCCGGTGATACCGGCCACCAAATCACCACGGAAAATGAGCCAGGACAATGGGAACCAGGAAAGAAAAGGAAAAATCCGCAGCACCTGTTGACGAATCATGGAAAACTCCGAGAATGAAAAAGAACGACCGGCTGCAACACTACCTCAAGCCGTCACTACCAAAACAGAGCACCGGGACCGGCCGATGATATTATCAGCAATGTGCCCTTTAAACACCTTGGGCATGCCGCCTTTACTCCGGTTACCGATCAGAATCATATCAACGTCGCGGGTATCGGCTGTTTTCAGGATCTGTTCCACCGGGTCACCAACTTCGAGAAGAAATTCGCAGGGGACCGGTGGCGCCGCCTGCTCTGTCAACAGAGAAACTTCCTCAAGCAGCGCTCGGGCACTCTCGCCCTCTTCCTCTGAAGGTGCCACTGCCAGCATAATAATCTGCTGCAAGGTGGTACAGGTGTGCCCCAGGCTGATCGCCTCCTCTATCGCCCTTCGGCTGTTGGCCGAATTGTTGATCCCCACCAGGATCCGGTTGCCGCTTATTATAAAATCCTTGGGCGCGACCAGTACCCGGGGAAACCCCTGTTCCATCACCTTGGCCGTCATCTTCCCGACAAGCAATGACAGCCGGCCGGCCTTGCCATGCCTGCCGATGAGAATAACATCGGCTCCACGCAACCTTGCCTGTTCAACAATGGTTTTCTCCGGACTGCTGGATCCAACCACCACAACTTCGAGGGTGACGCCGATATCTCTGGCCATGGCCCGGATATAATCAAAATGCGGTGTGAGTTTTTCGCGACCTTTCCGCACTTCAAAGTTAGCAGCTGTGATCGATTCAACCTGGGTATGAACGACATGAAGAACAATCACTGTCGCCTGACAGGCCTGACCAAAAAACATAGCCTCTTGGATGGCTCCATCACTGAACGGGGAACCATCGGTGGCGAGCAGCAGGGTTTTAGCCTCGCCAAGTAAACTGGTGGAGAAACGATCCATAACAACTCCTCGAACAGTCGATGAGTGAGGGGTGACTATACGATGACAACAATGATGTACTGCTCTCTTTCCGAAACAGCACCAACTGCTGTATTGCAGTGATGCTTGCCCTTTTGAAGCGATCCGGTTGTTTCATTGAAACAAAGGTGATGCTCTACCTTCCAGAGTATCTCTGGCAAACCAGCCGATAAAAGTAAAGCTCCCATTTTCTAGCAAGATCAGGACGTTATTCGATAATTTCCTCAACTGTTTCTTGATAGTGTACAAACAGTGTCATCGTCAAGCTCTTTTCATAACCGTACACAGCGGGTTGCTTCAGACAGCATGCCTGAGGTGTCGAGGTAAACAGTCAATATCCCTGCACATTCCCTTGTTGCCCGGGCAGATATGACCTATCCACAGGGACATGGCACAACCAGCCGCACGAACCATGCAGCCTCCTTTGCCCCGAGCTGTTCCCATCAACAGGATCATGGTGAGACAACATTGTCCAGCCGCTCTGTACAAAGCGTTGACAGAATTTGATGTTAATTTCAGAAAACAGAATGGTTTTCCCAAAGGCAAGACGGTCTGTACGGATCAGGATGGAGTATCGTGAATAAAACCAGGTCAACCTGTACAGCCGCACCGGGAAGTGAGTTCTTTTTTCCGGACCTTCATCCACCAGACGATGGCAGTGGATATGCTGTGCAGAGTCTGGGATGCGGCTATGACGGAAATAAAATTTTTGGTGATACCTCAAACAAAACCCGATCGCTCAAGATCAGACCGATAAAAACAGCACGTTTTTATCAAAAATCCTTATCATCGGGATTTTTCTGAACACCCCTTTTTACCGTTAGCCCTGTCCCCCGACACCGGCTCCATCAAAAAGACAGAGCCGGTTCGGTGCCGGAAGAGCGGGAGGTCTGCAATCGCCGTGCATACCAGCCATTCTCTTGAAATCACTGTATTTTCGCAGCCAGGACAGATGGTACCGCGTCAGGATCATCAAAGGATTCGCCAACAGCCTTGCCGGCTCCATCCATACACTGATAGGGAGGGATGACTCTGTGAACCTCTTCTGTTCCAGACAACAGCGAAGTACCGATGACCAGAGTCTCCCATTCAAAGACAGCGCTTTCCGTCACCGTCAATGCTGTCCCTTTGCTTTTGCCGCTGAACGGTTCAAGGCACTGAGCAGAGATTTAATGGAGGCAACGATAATATCCGTATCCACACCCGCACCCCACCAGCCTTCATTATCCTGGTCGAGAATTTCAATATAACTCACAGCCTTGGCAGAACTTCCCCGGGTAAGGGCATGTTCATGGTACGAGTGGAGCACAAAACGCAAACCAAGCCCATCGCGCAAGGCGGTGCAAAAGGCATCCAAAGGACCATTGCCACTGGCCCGGATGCTCTGTTCCCCTCCTTTGGTCACCACCACGGCCTCAATTTCGGCTATGGACTGTTCCTCATCACGATCAAAATGACGTTTTATCACGTTAAAGGATTTCAGGGCATACCCGTTAACGTTGAACAGGTACTCCTTTTCAAAGGTCTGGAAGATCATCTCCGGTGACAGCTCATCACTGCAGGCATCGGACACCTCCTGTATCACCCTGCCAAAGCCCGGCCGCATGTCATTGGGTAACTTAAACCCGAACTCATGCTCCATAATGTAGGCTATCCCGCCCTTACCGGACTGACTGTTGATCCGGATGATTGACTCGTAGGTCCGGCCGACATCCTGTGGATCGATCGGCAGATAGGGCACTTCCCAAAGCCCGCTTTGCGTCAGTTCCAAAGCGGTCATCCCCTTGTTGATCGCATCCTGATGCGACCCGGAAAAAGCAGTATAGACCAACTCCCCGGCATACGGATGGCGGGGATGAACCTTCATTTTAGTACACCGTTCATAGACATTGATCACCTTGTTAATCCGGGAAAAATCCAGTTCCGGATCAACACCCTGGCTGAACATGTTGAGGGCCAGTGTAACAATATCGACATTACCGGTCCGCTCACCGTTACCAAACAGGGTCCCCTCAACCCGATCAGCACCGGCCATCAGCGCCAGTTCAGTGGCAGCCACAGCCTCGCCCCGATCATTATGGGCATGCACACTGATCAGGACGCAGTCACGATTTTTCACGTGCCGACAAAACCATTCAATCTGATCTGCATAGATATTCGGAGTTGACATCTCAACCGTGGCCGGCAGATTGATTATCATCGGTTTTTCAGGAGACGGTTCCCAGACGTCCATGACAGCCTCACAGATCTCCAGGGAAAAATCCAACTCCGTGCCGGTAAAACTCTCAGGTGAATACTCGTAACGGATGATGGTCTCTGCTCGTTCTGCCTGTTCCCGAATGAGCTTTGCTCCGGTGACTCCAAGTTCTATGATCTCCTTCTTATCTTTTTTAAACACCACATCCCGTTGCAGGATTGATGTGGAATTGTACAGATGCATGATAGCTTCACGAGCTCCCTGGATCGAAGCGAACGATCTCTTGATCAGATGTTCACGGGCCTGGGTCAACACCTGCGGGACAACCCCTGTCGGAATATGGTTGCCTTCGATTAACAAACGGAGGAAATCGTATTCAATCTGTGAGGCAGAGGGAAAACCGACCTCGATCTCTTTGAAGCCGATCTGTACAAGTAACTGAAACATCTCCAGTTTCTCCTCTACATTCATCGGCTGAATGAGTGCCTGGTTCCCATCACGCAAATCCACACTGCACCAGATCGGGGCACGTGTGATCATCTGATCGGGCCATCTGCGGTCCTGCAATGGTACCTGTGGGTACGGTCGATACTTACGCAATTTTTCCTGATTCATCTCTTTCCTCCATCATCAGGCAAAAAAAAAAGCCACGGTTCGAAAACCGTGGCTTATAAGGGGCGAATGTCGTGAGCTTGTCAGAACACACCTTTCTCCTCTGCCACGGTTGATCCGTGTAGTCGGCTAAGAAGAAGATGTGCTAGTGTACAAGTCATAATTCGTTGCATGATTAATTTGCTCACATACTAAGAGTCTCCTGCTCTGTTTGTCAAGCACGAAAACAAGAATAAACAGTAGAGCTCAATATTACATTTCACCACGTAAAAATTTTTCAGCAAGATCAACATCCCGCCTGGAGCCAATGATCAGCGGCACTCGCTGATGGAGGTTTTTCGGCTCAATGTCCAGAATACGACGGCCATCATCGGTAATAGCACGCCCTCCCGCCTGTTCGACAATCAGGGCCAAAGGCGCTGCTTCATAGAGAAGCCGCAACTTGCCTTCGGATTTTTCTCCGCTCTTCTTGTCGCGGGTATAAAGGAAGATGCCGCCCTTAATCAGGTTCCGATGAAAATCAGCCACCAGTGACCCGATATAGCGCAAGCTGTACGGTCCATTGCCACCATCGGCTCTTTTTAAGTAATTGATGAAGTTCCGGGTGCTATCAAACCAATGGTCGGCATAGGCCTCATTCACGCTGTAATAAAGCGATGTTTCCGGGATTTTGATATCAGGATGACTGAGGAAGAATTCGCCGACACTTGGATCAAGAGTAAACCCATGCACCCCGGAACCGGTGGTGTACACCATGACTGTTGACGAGCCGTAAATAATGTATCCGGCGGCAACCTGTTGAGTGCCCTTTTGAAGCAGATCTTGAGCGTTGCCCTGGCCGGAAGGGCTGATGCGCCGATGAATGGAAAAAATAGTGCCGATGCTCACATTGACGTCGATATTGGTCGATCCGTCAAGAGGGTCAAAGGCAATGGTATAGTTCCCCTCGTAACCGTCAAGCACAGGAATAATATCGTCCTCTTCCTCTGAGGCCATGACACAGACATGGCCGCACTGCTCCATGCGCCGCTTGATGGTCTGGTTGGCAAAGACATCGAGTTTTTGTACGTTCTCACCCTGAATATTGGTCCGCCCGGACTGCCCGAGGATATCGGCCAGGCCGGCCATGTTCACCTCGGCACTGATTATCTTACCGGCCACAACCAGATCATTCAGCAGACTGGTCAACTCACCGGTGGCCTCCGGATGCAGGCGCTGATCGTCCATAATCTGGCGACTGACGGTGATTCCTTTTCTCTTGACGAGCATATCGTTCTCCTTGAGCTGTTATGGGACAAAGGCGGGTGCCGGATTACGGTTTAATGCCCGCTGTCAGCAGACTCCAGAGGTTGCCGGAGTTCCAGCCAGGCAACCAGCGTCCGGACACCCGTCCCTGACGGACCTTTAGGGACATAGGATTTTTCAGTAAAATCCCAGGCCGTACCGGCAATGTCAAGGTGAGCCCACGGGATTTCACCAACAAATTCCTGTAAATAACTAGCGGCAGTGATGGTGCCGGCACTGCGATCACTACCGGCATTTTTAATATCCGCCACCTTTGAATCGATCTGCTTTCGGTACTCCGGTCCCAACGGCAACCGCCAGAGAGGTTCGTTGACCCGAGCCCCGGCCTCTGTCAGTTGAGCAGCCAGTTGATCGTTGTTTGTCAGCAAACCGGTATAATGATGACCAAGACCAATAACCACAGCACCGGTTAGGGTGGCCAGATCCACCACCGCCTGCGGCTTGTACCTCTCAATACCGTACGCCAGTGCATCGGCCAGGATCAACCTTCCCTCAGCATCGGTATTGATGATTTCCGAAGTTTTCCCGCCATAATGACGGATAACATCACCAGGTTTAAGGGCGGCCGAACCGGACAGATTTTCCGTTGCCGGAATCAAACCAACAACATTGACCCCGGTAATACCGATCTCGGCAATGGCCTGCATGGCGGTAAGAACTGCCGCTCCACCGCACATATCATATTTCATGTCTTCCATGCCGGCGGAGGGTTTGGTGCAGATACCGCCTGAATCAAAGGTCAGGCCTTTACCGACCAGGAGGATGGTTGGATCTGCTTTGCTGGTCTGGTACTCCAACACAATCAGATACGGAGGCAGGGCAGACCCCTGGTTGACCCCTAAAATTCCGCCCATCTTCAATTCTTCTAAATCAACGCTGTCTAAAATCTCGCACTGAAGCGGAAGTTTTTCTGCCAGCTTTTGGGCGTAATCGGCAAAATCAGATGGAGTCCAGCCATTGCCGGGCTGATTGGCCATGTCACGAGCCGCATTGACAGCCTCAGCAAGGATACGTCCTCGTTCCAGCCCTCTGTGTGCCTCCCGGGACTCCGAATGATCGGCACCCAGTAAAAACTGCTCTACCCTCATAACAGCAGCAGCATCTTCTTTCGGGCTTTTATACACATCAAACTTATAACTTCCCAGTAACAGTCCCTCGCTCACACATTCGGCGATATCAGACGTATCAAGCTGATAATCTTTTGGTAAAACCACCAGCACGTCTTTCGCCTTCAGTACGCCTGCCTGTTTGGCGGCTGTACCGGCCGACAGCCGCAACTGTTCCCGACGGGTATTGGAGGCCTCACTCTTCTTGCCGAGTCCAACGAATAAAAGGCGTTTAGCATGAGACAACCCCTCTCCACCGCCACTGATCAGACCGGGATACATAAGAAAAACCTCCTCCCTAGCCCCCTTGAAATCACCGAGGTCACGAATCTGTAACAGAAATCTGCAGAGATCCTCATTGCATTCCGTAGTAACGGGGGCATCTTCCTCAACAAAATAAATGAGTAAATCGCCGGAGAAGGTCTCTACCGGAGCATCGAACAGTTGTATGGGTATTTGACGGGTATGCACAAATAATATCCTTGACGTAAAGAAAGCTCCATATTGCTTTAAAAGCACTGAGAACTGTTTATTATCGGTATTTACACTAAACTTAACTGAACCTCAATCGTCAAAACCATCAGCTTGATGGCTCTTCTGTAAAACACTGCTCTCAACGGAGATAACCGTGCTGCTTGTGTTCATTTTAGCTGTAACGACCGCGCTTCTGGTCTCTGCAACCTGTTCCCTTTTTGAAGCAATTCTTCTTTCTCTGACTCCGGCTCAGATCGAGATGATGATCGAAACCCA
It includes:
- the fbp gene encoding class 1 fructose-bisphosphatase, which gives rise to MLVKRKGITVSRQIMDDQRLHPEATGELTSLLNDLVVAGKIISAEVNMAGLADILGQSGRTNIQGENVQKLDVFANQTIKRRMEQCGHVCVMASEEEDDIIPVLDGYEGNYTIAFDPLDGSTNIDVNVSIGTIFSIHRRISPSGQGNAQDLLQKGTQQVAAGYIIYGSSTVMVYTTGSGVHGFTLDPSVGEFFLSHPDIKIPETSLYYSVNEAYADHWFDSTRNFINYLKRADGGNGPYSLRYIGSLVADFHRNLIKGGIFLYTRDKKSGEKSEGKLRLLYEAAPLALIVEQAGGRAITDDGRRILDIEPKNLHQRVPLIIGSRRDVDLAEKFLRGEM
- a CDS encoding leucyl aminopeptidase, encoding MHTRQIPIQLFDAPVETFSGDLLIYFVEEDAPVTTECNEDLCRFLLQIRDLGDFKGAREEVFLMYPGLISGGGEGLSHAKRLLFVGLGKKSEASNTRREQLRLSAGTAAKQAGVLKAKDVLVVLPKDYQLDTSDIAECVSEGLLLGSYKFDVYKSPKEDAAAVMRVEQFLLGADHSESREAHRGLERGRILAEAVNAARDMANQPGNGWTPSDFADYAQKLAEKLPLQCEILDSVDLEELKMGGILGVNQGSALPPYLIVLEYQTSKADPTILLVGKGLTFDSGGICTKPSAGMEDMKYDMCGGAAVLTAMQAIAEIGITGVNVVGLIPATENLSGSAALKPGDVIRHYGGKTSEIINTDAEGRLILADALAYGIERYKPQAVVDLATLTGAVVIGLGHHYTGLLTNNDQLAAQLTEAGARVNEPLWRLPLGPEYRKQIDSKVADIKNAGSDRSAGTITAASYLQEFVGEIPWAHLDIAGTAWDFTEKSYVPKGPSGTGVRTLVAWLELRQPLESADSGH